In one Fimbriimonadaceae bacterium genomic region, the following are encoded:
- a CDS encoding NAD(P)H-dependent oxidoreductase, with translation MSVSEKLKIVGIAGSLREGSYNRALLRAARELAPEAVEIEIAEIGDFPLYNADVQAEGFPQPVQRVAAQLARADAVLLVTPEYNYSVSGVLKNAIDWISRVPEAPMKEKPVSIMGASTGMLGTARAQYHLRQTLLFLQSHVLIGPEVFVARAQEKFDESGRLVDEPTRAHVGKHVAALAAWARRLRP, from the coding sequence ATGTCCGTCTCTGAAAAGTTGAAGATCGTTGGCATCGCCGGCAGCCTTCGCGAAGGCTCCTACAACCGCGCCCTCCTCAGGGCCGCCAGGGAACTTGCACCGGAGGCGGTTGAGATCGAAATCGCGGAGATTGGCGATTTCCCGCTCTACAACGCCGATGTTCAGGCAGAGGGCTTTCCGCAACCGGTGCAGAGGGTGGCCGCCCAACTCGCACGGGCCGATGCCGTCTTGCTCGTGACGCCGGAGTACAACTACTCGGTGTCCGGTGTCCTGAAGAATGCGATCGACTGGATCTCCAGAGTCCCCGAAGCTCCCATGAAGGAGAAGCCCGTGTCGATCATGGGAGCGTCCACCGGCATGCTCGGGACGGCCCGGGCGCAATACCATCTGCGCCAGACGTTGCTCTTTCTTCAGTCGCACGTCCTGATCGGGCCCGAAGTGTTCGTCGCGCGCGCCCAGGAGAAGTTCGACGAATCCGGACGCCTCGTCGACGAGCCCACGCGCGCGCATGTCGGCAAGCATGTGGCCGCGCTGGCGGCTTGGGCGAGGCGACTTCGGCCCTGA
- a CDS encoding family 10 glycosylhydrolase: MTRSPLPALAIFALAVNAWCQEPRPPAYPPIQIAPPATRFQPSAPLPTLANVVLDTFGDAIGVAQQTARAQGLQGRLLWVDATANISRTNSDEKIADLMAKAKAVGFNTVVYDIKPIVGHTMYPSRYAPKLAEWKGAVMPKEYDPLAAMVRESKRQGLQLFVSLNAFSEGHRDFQMGLGYEHPEWQTVLYEPKPFVRASFLTRPTFAVVSEPNAAPPDGSVLGLVTSALRLPAKPEPDAVAIVVDAGGRVLAQGGAAELRSVAPSTPSGGSVLWGWGDAGAYLRTYAQPGDVLEFDSTAQYVPIAERPAQQIPLMVNPHASAVQDRAIAILREVVQGYDVDGVLYDDRLRLGGMNADFSEETRAQFEAYVGRPLQWPDEAFRFVLHPDLSRGIAPGPYYEAWLTFRAMTIRNFVARARSEVVAARPAAKFGVYAGSWFGEYPAFGSNWSSNEFDAGFWFLSDAYRKTGFAPLLDVLVTGCYYKTATIAQAMGAGSALGMTVEAAGQLSNRAAKDQAWTYAGIMLMDFKDDPERLCDALQAACGSTQGVMVFDLSHDIDTFWPILERAFRQPAKAPHAVDGLLAAVRKKRAALEAAGVKDPAVPILAGAAGAGF, from the coding sequence ATGACCCGTTCGCCCCTGCCTGCCTTGGCCATCTTCGCCCTGGCGGTCAACGCCTGGTGCCAGGAACCTCGGCCGCCGGCATATCCGCCCATCCAGATCGCCCCGCCCGCGACGCGCTTTCAACCCTCGGCGCCTCTGCCGACCCTTGCCAACGTCGTCTTGGACACGTTCGGCGATGCGATCGGGGTGGCGCAGCAGACCGCTCGGGCCCAAGGCCTTCAGGGCCGCCTTCTCTGGGTGGACGCGACAGCCAACATCTCGCGCACGAACTCCGACGAGAAGATCGCGGACCTGATGGCGAAGGCGAAGGCCGTGGGGTTCAACACCGTGGTGTACGACATCAAACCCATCGTCGGCCACACGATGTACCCCAGTCGCTACGCGCCGAAGCTCGCCGAGTGGAAGGGCGCGGTGATGCCGAAAGAGTACGACCCGTTGGCGGCCATGGTCCGCGAGTCGAAGCGCCAAGGGCTCCAGCTCTTCGTCAGCCTCAACGCGTTCAGCGAAGGGCACCGGGATTTCCAGATGGGGCTCGGTTACGAGCACCCCGAGTGGCAGACGGTTCTCTACGAACCCAAGCCCTTCGTGCGGGCCTCGTTTCTCACCCGTCCCACTTTTGCCGTGGTCTCGGAGCCCAATGCGGCTCCGCCCGATGGTTCGGTCCTGGGGCTCGTCACGAGCGCTCTCCGGCTTCCCGCCAAGCCGGAGCCGGACGCGGTCGCCATCGTCGTGGACGCGGGCGGACGGGTCCTCGCCCAGGGAGGTGCCGCGGAGCTGCGGTCCGTTGCGCCCTCGACGCCCTCCGGAGGGTCCGTGCTGTGGGGCTGGGGAGATGCGGGGGCGTACCTGCGGACCTATGCGCAGCCGGGGGACGTCCTCGAGTTCGACTCGACGGCCCAGTACGTGCCGATCGCCGAGCGCCCGGCCCAGCAGATCCCGTTGATGGTGAACCCGCATGCGAGCGCCGTGCAGGACCGCGCGATTGCGATCCTGCGCGAAGTGGTGCAGGGCTACGACGTCGACGGGGTGCTTTACGACGATCGGTTGCGGCTGGGCGGCATGAACGCCGACTTCAGCGAAGAGACCCGTGCCCAGTTCGAGGCCTACGTTGGAAGGCCGCTGCAGTGGCCGGACGAGGCGTTTCGCTTCGTCCTGCATCCCGACCTCTCGCGCGGCATCGCTCCCGGGCCTTACTACGAAGCGTGGCTGACGTTCCGGGCGATGACGATCCGGAATTTCGTCGCGCGGGCACGGTCGGAGGTGGTCGCCGCGCGGCCCGCGGCGAAGTTCGGCGTCTACGCGGGCTCTTGGTTCGGGGAGTATCCCGCGTTTGGTTCGAACTGGAGTTCGAACGAGTTCGACGCGGGCTTCTGGTTCTTGAGCGATGCGTACCGCAAGACAGGGTTCGCGCCGCTGCTCGACGTGCTGGTCACCGGCTGCTACTACAAGACCGCGACCATTGCCCAGGCGATGGGTGCGGGATCGGCCCTCGGCATGACCGTCGAGGCGGCCGGCCAGTTGTCCAACCGCGCGGCCAAGGACCAGGCATGGACCTACGCCGGCATCATGTTGATGGACTTCAAGGACGACCCGGAGCGCCTCTGCGACGCCCTGCAGGCCGCGTGCGGTTCGACCCAAGGGGTGATGGTGTTCGACCTGTCGCACGACATCGACACGTTCTGGCCCATCCTCGAGCGGGCGTTCCGGCAGCCGGCGAAGGCTCCGCACGCCGTGGACGGGCTGTTGGCGGCCGTGCGGAAGAAGCGTGCGGCCCTGGAGGCCGCGGGCGTTAAGGATCCCGCGGTGCCGATCCTCGCCGGTGCCGCCGGCGCCGGTTTTTAA
- the proS gene encoding proline--tRNA ligase gives MSSKQGITPRAENYSDWYNELVLRSELADYAPVKGCMVIRPHGYAIWELMQRALDDMFKASGHVNAYFPLLIPESFLQKEAEHVEGFAPQCAVVTHGGGKKLDEPLYIRPTSETVIWNMYAKWIQSYRDLPLLINQWANVVRWEMRTRLFLRTTEFLWQEGHTAHATYDEAEEEALTILEIYRRFAVEWMAVPVLTGIKSDNEKFAGADHTYCIEALTQDRRAIQAGTSHHLGQNFAKAFDVTFQSAEGQLEHVYATSWGVSTRLVGTLLMVHSDDEGLVLPPRLAPVQVAIIPMGRDEETRSKTIAASETLAGELRTLGWDRVPVRVAVDKREKESPGFKFNEWELKGACVRVEIGPRDLESGTCVLARRDGGEKSTVGLGEAAQSIVDVLGLAQSELLARATAFREANTRRVDTWEEFEAAFAGEDAPGFVIAHWDGTTETEVQIAERTKATIRCIPLAPLDPADAEPGACVLTGKPSAQRVVFSKAY, from the coding sequence ATGAGCAGCAAACAAGGCATTACGCCGCGCGCCGAGAACTACAGCGATTGGTACAACGAGTTGGTCCTTCGCTCGGAGCTCGCCGACTACGCCCCGGTCAAGGGTTGCATGGTGATCCGGCCGCACGGCTACGCGATCTGGGAACTCATGCAGCGCGCGCTCGACGATATGTTCAAGGCTTCCGGGCACGTCAATGCCTATTTCCCCCTGCTCATTCCGGAGAGCTTTCTCCAGAAGGAGGCCGAGCACGTCGAGGGCTTCGCGCCCCAGTGCGCCGTCGTCACCCACGGGGGCGGAAAGAAGCTGGACGAGCCCCTCTACATTCGCCCGACCTCCGAAACGGTCATCTGGAACATGTACGCCAAGTGGATCCAGAGCTACCGCGATCTTCCGCTGCTCATCAACCAGTGGGCCAACGTCGTGCGTTGGGAGATGCGCACGCGCCTCTTCCTCCGCACCACGGAGTTCCTCTGGCAAGAGGGCCACACCGCCCACGCGACCTACGACGAGGCCGAGGAGGAGGCGCTGACCATCCTCGAGATCTACCGCCGGTTCGCCGTGGAGTGGATGGCCGTGCCCGTGCTGACCGGCATCAAGAGCGACAACGAGAAGTTTGCCGGCGCCGACCACACGTACTGCATCGAAGCCCTCACGCAGGACCGACGCGCGATTCAGGCCGGAACGTCGCACCACCTCGGGCAGAACTTCGCCAAGGCCTTCGACGTGACGTTCCAATCGGCCGAGGGCCAGCTCGAGCACGTCTACGCCACTTCCTGGGGCGTCTCGACGCGCCTCGTGGGCACGCTGCTGATGGTGCACTCGGACGACGAGGGTCTCGTGCTCCCGCCCCGCCTCGCCCCGGTTCAGGTGGCGATCATCCCGATGGGCAGGGACGAGGAGACCCGCTCCAAGACGATCGCCGCCAGCGAAACGCTGGCCGGGGAGCTGCGCACCCTCGGGTGGGACCGGGTCCCGGTGCGCGTGGCCGTGGACAAGCGCGAGAAGGAGTCGCCCGGGTTCAAGTTCAACGAGTGGGAGCTCAAGGGCGCCTGCGTCCGCGTCGAGATCGGTCCGCGCGACCTGGAATCCGGCACCTGCGTGCTCGCCCGGCGCGACGGCGGGGAGAAGTCCACGGTCGGGCTGGGCGAGGCGGCGCAGTCGATCGTGGATGTGCTTGGGCTTGCCCAGAGCGAACTGCTGGCGCGGGCCACCGCTTTCCGCGAGGCCAATACGCGCCGAGTGGACACGTGGGAGGAGTTTGAGGCCGCGTTCGCGGGCGAGGACGCCCCCGGCTTCGTGATCGCGCACTGGGACGGCACGACCGAGACCGAGGTGCAAATCGCCGAGCGCACCAAGGCCACGATCCGATGCATCCCGCTCGCGCCGTTGGACCCTGCGGATGCCGAACCGGGAGCGTGCGTGCTCACCGGAAAGCCCAGCGCCCAGCGCGTGGTGTTCTCCAAGGCGTATTAG